The Pongo abelii isolate AG06213 chromosome 20, NHGRI_mPonAbe1-v2.0_pri, whole genome shotgun sequence genome window below encodes:
- the INSL3 gene encoding insulin-like 3 isoform X2 has protein sequence MDPRLPAWALVLLGPALVFALGPAPTPEMREKLCGHHFVRALVRVCGGPRWSTEARRPAAGGDQRESHSVSQAGLKLLSSSNPPTWTFQSVGISDVSCYSGWRDDICSMGWWPTVIPRWDLTCSPCPRPFTITATTVQLPPTLHATAASVAVPNKTC, from the exons ATGGACCCCCGTCTGCCTGCCTGGGCGCTGGTGCTGCTGGGCCCTGCCCTGGTGTTCGCGTTGGGCCCCGCGCCCACCCCAGAGATGCGTGAGAAGTTGTGCGGTCACCACTTCGTGCGCGCGCTGGTGCGCGTGTGCGGGGGCCCCCGCTGGTCCACGGAGGCCAGAAGGCCTGCGGCCGGAGGCGACC agagggagtctcactctgtttcccaggctggtctcaaactcctgagctcaagtaatcctcccacctggaccttccaaagtgttgggattagcgac gtgAGTTGCTACAGTGGCTGGAGAGACGACATCTGCTCCATGGGCTGGTGGCCGACAGTAATCCCACGCTGGGACCTGAcctgcagcccctgccccagACCTTTTACCATCACCGCCACCACCGTGCAGCTGCCACCAACCCTGCACGCTACTGCTGCCTCAGTGGCTGTACCCAACAAGACCTGCTGA
- the INSL3 gene encoding insulin-like 3 isoform X1 yields the protein MDPRLPAWALVLLGPALVFALGPAPTPEMREKLCGHHFVRALVRVCGGPRWSTEARRPAAGGDRELLQWLERRHLLHGLVADSNPTLGPDLQPLPQTFYHHRHHRAAATNPARYCCLSGCTQQDLLTLCPY from the exons ATGGACCCCCGTCTGCCTGCCTGGGCGCTGGTGCTGCTGGGCCCTGCCCTGGTGTTCGCGTTGGGCCCCGCGCCCACCCCAGAGATGCGTGAGAAGTTGTGCGGTCACCACTTCGTGCGCGCGCTGGTGCGCGTGTGCGGGGGCCCCCGCTGGTCCACGGAGGCCAGAAGGCCTGCGGCCGGAGGCGACC gtgAGTTGCTACAGTGGCTGGAGAGACGACATCTGCTCCATGGGCTGGTGGCCGACAGTAATCCCACGCTGGGACCTGAcctgcagcccctgccccagACCTTTTACCATCACCGCCACCACCGTGCAGCTGCCACCAACCCTGCACGCTACTGCTGCCTCAGTGGCTGTACCCAACAAGACCTGCTGACCCTCTGTCCCTACTGA
- the B3GNT3 gene encoding N-acetyllactosaminide beta-1,3-N-acetylglucosaminyltransferase 3: MRYLRHLRPNATLILAIGAFTLLLFSLQVSPPTCKVREQPPTIPEALAWPTPPTRPAPAPCHANTSMVAHPDFATQPQHVRNFLLYKHCRDFPLLQDVRPSKCAQPVFLLLVIKSSPSNYVRRELLRRTWGRERKVRGLQLRRLFLVGTASNPHEARKVNRLLELEAQTHGDILQWDFHDSFFNLTLKQVLFLQWQETRCANASFVLNGDDDVFAHTDNMVSYLQDHDPGHHLFVGQLIQNVGPIRASWSKYYVPEMVTQNNRYPPYCGGGGFLLSRFTAAALRRSAHVLEIFPIDDVFLGMCLELEGLKPASHSGIRTSGVHAPSQRLSSFDPCFYRDLLLVHRFLPYEMLLMWDALNQPNLTCGNQTQIH, encoded by the exons ATGAGGTATCTCCGGCACCTGCGGCCCAATGCCACCCTCATTCTGGCCATCGGCGCTTTCACCCTCCTCCTCTTCAGTCTGCAAGTGTCACCACCCACCTGCAAGGTCCGGGAGCAGCCACCGACGATCCCCGAAGCCCTGGCCTGGCCCACTCCACCCACCCGCCCAGCCCCGGCCCCGTGCCATGCCAACACCTCTATGGTTGCCCACCCGGACTTCGCCACGCAGCCGCAACACGTTCGGAACTTCCTCCTGTACAAACACTGCCGCGACTTTCCCCTGCTGCAGGACGTGCGCCCCTCTAAGTGCGCGCAGCCGGTCTTCCTGCTGCTGGTGATCAAGTCCTCCCCTAGCAACTATGTGCGCCGCGAGCTGCTGCGGCGCACGTGGGGCCGCGAGCGCAAGGTGCGGGGTTTGCAGCTGCGCCGCCTCTTCCTGGTGGGCACAGCCTCCAACCCGCACGAGGCCCGCAAGGTCAACCGGCTGCTGGAGCTGGAGGCACAGACTCACGGAGACATCCTGCAGTGGGACTTCCACGACTCCTTCTTCAACCTCACGCTCAAGCAG GTGCTGTTCTTACAGTGGCAGGAGACAAGGTGTGCCAACGCCAGCTTCGTGCTCAACGGGGATGATGACGTCTTTGCACACACAGACAACATGGTCTCCTACCTGCAGGACCATGACCCTGGCCACCACCTCTTTGTGGGGCAACTGATCCAAAACGTGGGCCCCATCCGGGCTTCATGGAGCAAGTACTATGTGCCGGAGATGGTGACTCAGAATAATCGGTACCCACCCTATTGTGGGGGTGGTGGCTTCCTGCTGTCCCGCTTCACGGCCGCTGCCCTGCGCCGTTCTGCCCATGTCTTGGAGATCTTCCCCATTGATGATGTCTTCCTGGGTATGTGTCTGGAGCTTGAGGGACTGAAGCCTGCCTCCCACAGCGGCATCCGCACGTCTGGCGTGCATGCTCCATCGCAACGCCTGTCCTCCTTTGACCCCTGCTTCTACCGGGACCTGCTGCTGGTGCACCGCTTTCTACCTTATGAGATGCTGCTCATGTGGGATGCGCTGAACCAGCCCAACCTCACCTGTGGCAATCAGACACAGATCCACTGA